Genomic segment of Mucilaginibacter sabulilitoris:
ATCAAGGTACTTTATAGTATGTTATCAAAAACTTTCAATTCGTAAACCGTTCAAAGATGAAAGAAATTATAGACATCGTAGCGGCTTACGAGAAAGCTTTAAAAGAGCAAAAGAAAACCGCACTGGCCACTGTGGTGCTTGTGGAAGGTTCTGCTTACCGCAAGGCCGGTGCCAGGATGCTGATCACGGAAGACGGGCAATTAACCGGCGCCATCAGCGGCGGCTGCCTTGAAGGTGACGCTTTGCGAAAAGCCAGGATGGTCATCATGCAACAGGAACCACTATTGGTTACTTACGACACGATGGATGATGATGACGCCAAGCTTGGTGTTGGCCTGGGCTGTAATGGCATTATACATATTCTGATTGAACCTATAAACGATAAACAGACAAATCCGATAACTTTATTGAAGGCTGCTATAGCTTCAAACGGTTATTCCGTACTGATTACTGCCTTTTCTATCGAAGACAGGAAAAGGTCACAGCCGGGTTCCTGTTTGTATTTGGGTAATGATCAAATCATCTCCAACGGATTGGATGGCTTGCCTTATAAAAATGAATTACTGGAGGATGCAAAAAATGTGTTGGATAACCAAAGTTCAGCTATTACTTCTTACCGGGGTTATACCGTATTTGTAGAGTGTGTTAAGCCGCTGATCTCCCTGGTTGTTCTTGGGGCCGGTAATGATGCTATTCCACTAATCAGGATTGCTGCTGTATTAGGTTGGAATACCACCATTGTAGATGGGCGCCCCAATTATGCGACTGCTGAGCGCTTCCCATCTGTTAAAAAATTATTGATTGCCAAACCTGACAAAGTTTTAGATAGCCTGGAAATAAGCGAGTGGACGGCCTTTGTGCTGATGACCCATAACTATAATTATGAAATAGCTTTTCTGAAAGAGCTTTTGCCTTTACACCCTTCTTATATCGGAATTTTAGGGCCAAAGAAGAAACTGGAACGCCTGCTGGATGAACTGGGGGAAAACGGAACCGTTATAACGGAACGGAACCTGGAAACTATTCACGGGCCTGTCGGTCTGGATATTGGCTCAGAAACATCCGAAGAGATCGCACTGTCAATTATCGCTGAAATAAAAGCGGTATTTTCCAAAAGAAACGGAAGATCATTAAAATATAAAACAACCGTTATACACAGCGTTTAGATGCACGCTGAAGTTCAGCGAGCTTTAAATCCTCTACCCAAAGCGTACTTATTCACTCTTCTAAGTAGCCTACGCACAAACTCTTAACATAATAATAGTGATTTGTTAACAGTACAATACACTCCTTTTTCAGACTATACTACTAAATGAACGCAGATAAATTGTGTACAGGTAATTCGTCAACATTGCCTGTATAGAACGATTGCTGCAGAAAAAATCAACAATTGCCAACTATTACTAAACAACTGATAAAAATAATTTCAAACGATGAAAAAGATCATAATGCTATGTCTGATACTATTTACGCTTATGCGCACTACATCCGCGCAGATACAGGAAAAAGAAGATATTCAAAGGCACGTTTTTCTTCCCGATATACCGGGTTATAAAACGCTAAAATGCGATTTTCACATGCACACCGTATTTTCTGACGGACACGTATGGCCATCTTTTCGTGTAAATGAAGCGTTGCGGGACGGACTTGATGCTATTTCAATCACCGAGCATATTGATTTTGAAGGCTTTCCGGACGAAATAAAAAGAGACTATAATAAATCATATGAAATAGCTACAGACGCTGCTAAAAATAAAGGTCTGCTAATTATCAAAGGAGTCGAAATTTCGCCAAGGGTACCACCTTATCATAACAATGCCTTGTTTCTTACTGATGCAAACATATTGCCGATAAACTATATGAAGAGCGGGAAGAAACAGTTTGTCATGAAGGATAATATGACCCATGAGGAATTATTGGCCCCTTTTCTTGAAGCCAAAAAGCAGGGCGCATTCGTTTCCTATAACCATCCCGGTTATTCCTGGTGGGATAAAAAAGATACGGCAATATTTACTTCATTTCATAAAGAACTACTGGACAAAAAAATACTGTCGGGTATCGAAGTAGTTAACTCGGGCGTTTATAATATCATTGCACATCGGCTGGCCATGAAATATAACCTGACAATGCTGTGCAATACCGATGAACATTATGACATGTATCCCCGATATGCAAAAACGCATCGCCCCATGACACTTGTTTTTGCAAAGGATAAAACCACTGAGGGAATTAAAGAAGCCTTAATATCACGCCGCACGGCTTTATATTTTGATGACTATATCATTGCCAGACCAACTGAGGCGGAAGCGTTTTTTAAAGCTGCAGTGCAGGCTACAACCGAGAGGCAGACAAGAAATGGCGAACCTATTCTGCTAGTGCATTTGTTTAATAACAGCGATGTTCCGTTTCACGTGAGAGCTGCAAGCGACTACAATATTGAAAAATATCCATTAGGCCAAATCTCATTGGCGGCACATGATACAACTACAGTGATTTTAAAGGCAATTTGGAAATATCCAAAAGAAACCACGTTAACAATGCACGTGACTAACATATTGGTTTCGCCGGATGAAGATCTAAATACCCGCTTTAAATTGTTAACCGGAGAGGATAAGAAATAATGAGCCCCTTATAAAAATCGTTTTCATTTTTCTTTTGATATGTGGCGGCAGAGATCATCCCAAAGTTCACGCTACGAGCTGAGGTTACCTGTTTAGAGCCGTCAAGTTTAAGAAAAACATGAAAAAATTTGCGAAGCTGATCGGCTGCACATATATTTGCAACTGATCAGCTTCATAATTATCAAACCAATGAGACGAGATGTTTTTCAAGCCATAGCAGATCCTACACGGCGGGCAATTATTGCGCTCATTGCCATACAGGCTATGACACCAAATGCCATTTCCGAACATTTTAACTCTACCCGGCAAACCATTTCCAGGCATTTGAAAATATTAACAGAATGTGAATTGGTAAAACAGGAGTACCAGGGGCGCGAGATCTATTACCAGCTGGAAGTGGAGAAAATAAAGGAGATAGACAAGTGGATAGAACAGTTCAGAAAAATATGGGAAACCCGTTATAACCAGCTCGATGATTTTTTACTAACCATACAAAACAAAAAAGGAAATGAAAAATAACCTGCAATTCGACTTCCTTGTAGACAAGGAAAAAAACACGCTCACCATCAAACGGGAATTTCTTGCCGGCCGTCAATTAGTATGGGATGCTCATACCAAAAGCGAACTGCTCGATCAATGGTTTGCGCCCAAGCCATTAACCACTAAAACCAAATCAATGGATTTTCGCGAGGGCGGGCATTGGATTTATGCTATGGTTGAACCTAACGGTACAGAGTACTGGGGCCGTACAGATTACCTCACCATTCATCCCATTGACAACTACACAGCCCTGGACGCGTTTTGCAATAATGAAGGGGAAGTTAATCCCGATTTACCTCGTGCAAACTGGGATGTAACTTTTACTGACCTGGGCGCTAATGCTGTTGTTGAAACAGTTGTTACCTATCAATCGTTAAAAGATCTGGAAACCGTAATCAATATGGGTATGCAGGAAGGAATGACTTCAACACTCGAAAGATTAGACGATCTGTTATTGATTCTTAACAAATAAGCCTTTATGAAACAGAAAATTATTTTTGTATTAAGCCTGCTTTTTGGTTTGATGTTTATTAATGCGGGGTTAAATAAGTTCCTGAATTATATGCCTGTCCCTGCAGACATGCCCGAGAAAATGCAAAAAATGGGAGCCGCTTTTATGGAAATAG
This window contains:
- a CDS encoding XdhC family protein, whose amino-acid sequence is MKEIIDIVAAYEKALKEQKKTALATVVLVEGSAYRKAGARMLITEDGQLTGAISGGCLEGDALRKARMVIMQQEPLLVTYDTMDDDDAKLGVGLGCNGIIHILIEPINDKQTNPITLLKAAIASNGYSVLITAFSIEDRKRSQPGSCLYLGNDQIISNGLDGLPYKNELLEDAKNVLDNQSSAITSYRGYTVFVECVKPLISLVVLGAGNDAIPLIRIAAVLGWNTTIVDGRPNYATAERFPSVKKLLIAKPDKVLDSLEISEWTAFVLMTHNYNYEIAFLKELLPLHPSYIGILGPKKKLERLLDELGENGTVITERNLETIHGPVGLDIGSETSEEIALSIIAEIKAVFSKRNGRSLKYKTTVIHSV
- a CDS encoding Sb-PDE family phosphodiesterase gives rise to the protein MKKIIMLCLILFTLMRTTSAQIQEKEDIQRHVFLPDIPGYKTLKCDFHMHTVFSDGHVWPSFRVNEALRDGLDAISITEHIDFEGFPDEIKRDYNKSYEIATDAAKNKGLLIIKGVEISPRVPPYHNNALFLTDANILPINYMKSGKKQFVMKDNMTHEELLAPFLEAKKQGAFVSYNHPGYSWWDKKDTAIFTSFHKELLDKKILSGIEVVNSGVYNIIAHRLAMKYNLTMLCNTDEHYDMYPRYAKTHRPMTLVFAKDKTTEGIKEALISRRTALYFDDYIIARPTEAEAFFKAAVQATTERQTRNGEPILLVHLFNNSDVPFHVRAASDYNIEKYPLGQISLAAHDTTTVILKAIWKYPKETTLTMHVTNILVSPDEDLNTRFKLLTGEDKK
- a CDS encoding ArsR/SmtB family transcription factor — encoded protein: MRRDVFQAIADPTRRAIIALIAIQAMTPNAISEHFNSTRQTISRHLKILTECELVKQEYQGREIYYQLEVEKIKEIDKWIEQFRKIWETRYNQLDDFLLTIQNKKGNEK
- a CDS encoding SRPBCC family protein; the protein is MKNNLQFDFLVDKEKNTLTIKREFLAGRQLVWDAHTKSELLDQWFAPKPLTTKTKSMDFREGGHWIYAMVEPNGTEYWGRTDYLTIHPIDNYTALDAFCNNEGEVNPDLPRANWDVTFTDLGANAVVETVVTYQSLKDLETVINMGMQEGMTSTLERLDDLLLILNK